In Blastopirellula sediminis, the following proteins share a genomic window:
- a CDS encoding 3-keto-disaccharide hydrolase has translation MSALRCCAFALLLALPTSFLSAAEPIVPTKTISLIGDGDLKTHFYSWLTDGGHEDPRHVFTMGKDGILHISGDGFGGLITHKEYADYYLVLEYRWGTETLLSRKDRARDSGVLLHCQGPDGGFGGTPEKPGPWMTSLECQIIEGGVGDILVLAGKDADGNLMKAEATCTIVRDRDGEAVWSPKGTPTFFEKGRINWYGRDPDWKDVVDFRGKEDVESPGQEWTTVECFCKGDSLVYRVNGVVVNRADKVFPNHGKLLLQTEGAELFVRKMELRPLPKEIP, from the coding sequence ATGTCCGCTCTCCGCTGCTGCGCGTTTGCATTGCTCCTCGCCCTGCCAACTTCTTTCCTTTCGGCCGCCGAACCAATCGTGCCGACCAAGACGATCTCGCTGATCGGCGACGGCGATCTGAAGACCCACTTTTACAGCTGGCTGACCGACGGGGGTCACGAAGATCCGCGTCACGTCTTCACCATGGGGAAAGATGGCATCCTGCACATCTCCGGCGATGGCTTCGGTGGGCTGATCACCCATAAAGAATACGCCGACTACTACCTGGTGCTCGAATATCGCTGGGGAACCGAAACGCTGCTGAGCCGCAAAGATCGCGCTCGCGACAGCGGCGTCCTCCTTCACTGCCAAGGCCCCGACGGCGGCTTCGGCGGCACGCCGGAGAAGCCTGGCCCCTGGATGACTTCGCTCGAATGCCAAATCATCGAAGGAGGCGTCGGCGACATCCTGGTCCTCGCCGGCAAAGACGCCGACGGCAACCTGATGAAGGCGGAAGCGACCTGCACGATCGTCCGCGATCGCGACGGCGAAGCGGTCTGGTCGCCGAAAGGAACGCCGACCTTCTTTGAAAAGGGACGCATCAACTGGTACGGCCGCGATCCTGATTGGAAAGACGTCGTCGACTTCCGCGGCAAAGAAGACGTCGAAAGCCCCGGCCAGGAATGGACCACCGTCGAATGCTTCTGCAAAGGAGATTCGCTCGTCTATCGCGTCAACGGCGTCGTCGTCAATCGCGCCGACAAAGTCTTCCCGAATCACGGCAAACTGCTGCTGCAAACCGAAGGCGCCGAACTGTTCGTCCGCAAGATGGAACTGCGTCCGCTGCCGAAAGAAATTCCGTAA
- a CDS encoding DUF1499 domain-containing protein: MIWIALGVVGGILLIFVVATVMTVDDWSRDLSTNVAETKQKATDPLLRPIDRQATLDCAKQVVERKIGEIPRWTLGSIDGGEEVVIHATRKTPLWGFIDDIRVTITPAEWGVSIAVYSKSRVGKGDLGQNPRNIKELTSRLQEIDEQAWICEE, translated from the coding sequence GGGGGATTCTGTTGATTTTCGTCGTCGCTACGGTGATGACGGTCGACGACTGGTCGCGTGATTTGTCGACCAACGTGGCCGAGACGAAGCAGAAAGCGACCGACCCGCTGCTGCGGCCGATTGATCGACAGGCGACGCTTGACTGCGCGAAGCAGGTTGTCGAGCGGAAAATCGGCGAGATTCCGCGGTGGACGCTCGGCAGTATCGACGGGGGCGAAGAGGTGGTGATCCACGCCACCCGCAAGACGCCGCTCTGGGGATTTATCGACGACATCCGCGTCACGATCACACCGGCCGAGTGGGGAGTATCGATTGCGGTCTACAGCAAATCGCGGGTCGGCAAAGGAGACCTGGGGCAGAACCCGCGGAATATCAAGGAACTGACCAGTCGACTGCAGGAAATCGACGAGCAGGCGTGGATTTGTGAGGAGTAG
- a CDS encoding transglutaminase-like domain-containing protein, protein MVSALPRIVFGLLLVPFAVQVCVANDSPLSQAQRLELTGEFRKAEQILDAALAQPDLAPETRYTLVYERDRLDRIRRDYTLTRDQLEAKVLEGVKEATPEEFAQWLDQGRFDSRKIDGTRYFMARSVRNLFYRHPELNDRRTRPADEAEVQRFQLELCRQICAAAKAEQRPYVLTKKFDVRFTGTVHADAVADGDLIKAWLPIPREFPFQRDFRLIGSSPTPLEIAPGDSPMRSAYFEQTAQAGEPTKFDLHFTFEHDAIRFEIDPALVTPLNRTNKEIARFAQEGPHTDFTPELLALSQQIVGDEKNPAIAARKIYDWIGHNIQYSLAIEYSTIRNLSDYCREHKYGDCGQEGMLFIALCRANGIPARWQSGWNLFPNRLNIHDWSEIYLAPYGWVPVDVCRAVSAYQEMTHLTDSERQEVADFYFGGLEPYRMAANCDHSQALTPAKLAPPSDTIDFQRGEYEVGDVNLYYDKFTYDFTIQEIEPTTPTKTAAAD, encoded by the coding sequence GCCGCGGATCGTCTTTGGTCTCTTGTTGGTTCCTTTCGCCGTGCAAGTTTGCGTCGCTAACGACTCGCCCCTCTCACAAGCGCAACGCTTGGAGCTGACCGGCGAGTTTCGCAAGGCGGAGCAGATCCTCGACGCGGCCCTTGCCCAGCCTGATCTCGCTCCCGAAACGCGCTACACGCTCGTCTACGAACGAGACCGACTTGATCGCATTCGCCGCGACTACACCCTCACTCGCGACCAACTGGAAGCGAAGGTCCTGGAAGGAGTCAAAGAGGCGACGCCGGAAGAGTTCGCCCAGTGGCTCGACCAGGGACGTTTCGACTCACGGAAGATCGACGGCACGCGTTACTTCATGGCGCGGAGCGTCCGCAATCTTTTCTACCGCCATCCAGAACTCAATGACCGCCGAACTCGTCCCGCCGACGAGGCCGAGGTCCAGCGTTTTCAACTCGAACTCTGCCGTCAGATCTGCGCCGCCGCCAAAGCGGAGCAGCGTCCTTATGTGCTGACCAAAAAGTTCGACGTTCGCTTCACCGGCACGGTCCATGCCGACGCCGTGGCCGACGGCGACCTCATCAAAGCCTGGCTGCCGATTCCGCGTGAGTTTCCGTTTCAGCGCGACTTCCGCCTGATCGGCAGTTCGCCGACGCCGCTCGAAATTGCCCCCGGCGACAGTCCGATGCGATCCGCCTACTTCGAGCAAACCGCCCAAGCGGGCGAGCCGACCAAGTTCGACCTGCACTTTACCTTCGAGCATGACGCGATTCGCTTTGAGATCGACCCCGCTCTCGTCACGCCGCTGAATCGCACTAACAAAGAGATCGCCCGTTTCGCCCAGGAAGGTCCCCACACCGATTTCACGCCGGAGCTGCTCGCCCTTTCGCAGCAGATCGTCGGCGACGAAAAGAACCCGGCGATCGCCGCCCGGAAGATCTACGACTGGATCGGGCACAACATCCAGTACAGCCTGGCGATTGAGTACTCCACCATTCGCAATCTCAGCGATTATTGCCGCGAGCACAAATATGGGGACTGCGGGCAGGAAGGAATGCTCTTCATCGCCCTCTGCCGCGCCAACGGCATTCCGGCTCGCTGGCAGTCAGGCTGGAACCTTTTCCCCAATCGCTTGAACATTCATGACTGGTCCGAGATCTACCTGGCGCCGTACGGCTGGGTTCCGGTCGACGTCTGCCGCGCCGTTTCGGCCTACCAAGAGATGACCCACCTGACCGACAGCGAACGGCAGGAAGTGGCCGACTTCTACTTCGGCGGGCTCGAGCCGTACCGCATGGCCGCCAACTGCGACCACTCGCAAGCGCTCACCCCGGCCAAACTGGCGCCTCCGTCCGATACGATCGACTTCCAGCGGGGCGAATACGAAGTGGGGGATGTGAACTTGTACTACGACAAGTTCACCTACGATTTCACGATCCAGGAAATCGAACCGACGACGCCGACGAAGACCGCTGCGGCCGACTAA